In Rhodospirillum rubrum ATCC 11170, a genomic segment contains:
- a CDS encoding branched-chain amino acid ABC transporter substrate-binding protein, whose translation MNKFQTGLLAATAAFAMGVGSAQADITVGVAGPMTGQYASFGEQLAKGAEQAVKDINAKGGVLGEKLVLKKGDDACDPKQAVAVANQFVNDKVVFVAGHFCSGSSIPASAVYNEEGIVQISPASTNPKLTEQGFENVFRTCGRDDQQGPTAGDFLKAHFPGQKIAIIHDKTAYGKGLADETKSALNKAGVQEALYEAITAGEKDYSALVTKLKNEGIKIIYLGGYHTEAGLIIRQAKEQGLDARIVSGDALVSSEFASIAGPAGDGTLFTFSPDPRKNPEAAAVVKSFTDAGYNAEGYTLYTYGAVQAWAQAVEKAKSTDVDKVAKALKSGQFSTVLGPIGFDAQGDVSAPGYVMYEWKGGNYDYFKN comes from the coding sequence ATGAATAAGTTCCAGACCGGGCTTTTGGCGGCGACCGCCGCGTTCGCGATGGGCGTGGGAAGCGCCCAGGCGGATATCACCGTGGGTGTCGCCGGGCCGATGACGGGTCAGTACGCCTCCTTCGGCGAGCAGCTTGCCAAGGGCGCCGAACAGGCGGTCAAGGACATCAACGCCAAGGGCGGTGTGCTTGGCGAGAAGCTGGTGCTGAAGAAGGGCGATGACGCCTGCGATCCCAAGCAGGCCGTCGCCGTCGCCAACCAGTTCGTCAACGACAAGGTGGTCTTCGTCGCCGGCCATTTCTGCTCGGGATCGTCGATCCCGGCCTCGGCCGTCTACAACGAAGAAGGCATCGTGCAGATCTCTCCGGCTTCGACCAATCCGAAGCTGACCGAGCAGGGCTTCGAGAACGTCTTCCGCACCTGCGGCCGTGACGACCAGCAGGGTCCGACCGCCGGCGATTTCCTCAAGGCCCATTTCCCCGGCCAGAAGATCGCCATCATCCACGACAAGACCGCCTATGGTAAGGGCCTTGCCGACGAGACCAAATCGGCCCTCAACAAGGCCGGCGTGCAGGAGGCCCTGTACGAGGCGATCACCGCCGGCGAAAAAGACTATTCCGCCCTGGTGACCAAGCTGAAGAACGAAGGCATAAAGATCATCTATCTTGGTGGCTATCACACCGAGGCCGGGCTGATCATCCGCCAGGCCAAGGAGCAGGGTCTTGACGCCCGCATCGTCTCCGGCGACGCCCTGGTCTCTTCGGAATTCGCCTCGATCGCCGGTCCCGCCGGGGACGGCACGCTGTTCACCTTCTCGCCCGATCCGCGCAAGAACCCGGAAGCCGCCGCCGTGGTGAAGTCGTTCACCGACGCCGGTTACAACGCCGAAGGCTATACCCTCTACACCTACGGCGCCGTCCAGGCCTGGGCCCAGGCCGTGGAGAAGGCCAAGTCGACCGATGTCGACAAGGTGGCCAAGGCGCTCAAGTCCGGCCAGTTCTCGACCGTTCTCGGCCCCATCGGCTTT
- a CDS encoding DUF6867 family protein encodes METLLGSSLQVFLLFTLIMVGWIAYMTGQALGGTWKPSWHLLPYGILLSMANRFFVFALFDGHLLSLTGFLIGTTLLTAISFLAYRMTLVRKMISQYPWLYERTGLLSWRDKA; translated from the coding sequence ATGGAAACCCTGCTTGGCTCCTCGCTGCAGGTCTTCTTGCTGTTCACGCTGATCATGGTCGGCTGGATCGCCTATATGACCGGACAGGCCCTGGGCGGAACCTGGAAGCCATCCTGGCATCTGTTGCCCTACGGTATTCTGCTCAGCATGGCCAACCGCTTTTTCGTCTTCGCGTTGTTCGACGGCCATCTTCTTTCCTTGACGGGTTTCCTTATTGGGACGACCCTTTTGACTGCGATCAGCTTCCTGGCCTATCGCATGACCCTGGTCCGCAAGATGATCAGCCAGTACCCCTGGCTGTATGAACGGACCGGTTTGTTGAGCTGGCGGGACAAAGCCTAG
- a CDS encoding ABC transporter ATP-binding protein yields the protein MLSIEGVHTYYGKIEALKGVDVVVNRGEIVTLIGSNGAGKTTLLMTVCGDPRARQGRVIFEGRDITAMPTDQIVRLGIAHSPEGRRIFGRMSVFENLQMGALTADPKHFDEDIRKVYDLFPRLKERRDQRGGTLSGGEQQMLAIGRALMSRPRLLLLDEPSLGLAPLVVRQIFAAIKEVNEREGMTIFLVEQNAFHALKLAHRAYVLLTGQVALSGSGAELLANPEIRAAYLEGGH from the coding sequence ATTCTAAGCATCGAAGGCGTACACACCTATTACGGCAAGATCGAAGCCCTGAAGGGCGTCGATGTCGTCGTCAATCGCGGCGAGATCGTCACCCTGATCGGCTCGAACGGCGCGGGTAAGACCACCTTGCTGATGACCGTCTGCGGCGATCCGCGCGCCCGCCAGGGCCGGGTGATCTTCGAAGGCCGCGACATCACGGCGATGCCCACCGACCAGATCGTGCGCTTGGGCATCGCCCATTCGCCGGAAGGGCGGCGGATCTTCGGGCGGATGTCGGTCTTCGAAAACCTGCAGATGGGCGCCCTGACCGCCGACCCCAAGCATTTCGACGAGGATATCCGCAAGGTCTATGACCTGTTCCCCCGGCTCAAGGAACGGCGCGACCAGCGCGGCGGCACGCTGTCGGGCGGCGAGCAGCAGATGCTGGCCATCGGCCGGGCGCTGATGAGCCGGCCGCGCCTGCTGTTGCTTGACGAACCCTCGCTGGGGCTGGCGCCTTTGGTCGTGCGCCAGATCTTCGCCGCGATCAAGGAGGTCAACGAGCGCGAGGGCATGACCATTTTCCTGGTCGAGCAGAACGCCTTCCATGCGCTGAAGCTTGCCCACCGCGCCTATGTCCTGCTGACCGGTCAGGTGGCGTTGAGCGGCAGCGGGGCGGAACTGCTGGCCAATCCCGAGATCCGCGCCGCCTATCTGGAAGGAGGCCACTGA
- a CDS encoding ABC transporter ATP-binding protein: MSIATMIPGVEGSTALPATTDRSVLLEVDHLTMRFGGLVAIDDLSFVAHNREITSIIGPNGAGKTTVFNCLTGFYKPTVGRLTLHHPQKQRTFYLERMEGFRVAQQAHVGRTFQNIRLFGQMSVLENLIVAQHNALMSASKFSLAGLLNLPVYRRAERIAIERAAYWLDRVGLTARADWDAQNLPYGDQRRLEIARAMCTEPVVLCLDEPAAGLNPRESLDLNDLLRAIRDEHGIGLLLIEHDMSVVMGISDHIVVLDHGRKIADGDPKSVREDPAVIKAYLGEEEDEDLPPEVAADLGHILGPDKGKGSRTDG, from the coding sequence ATGAGCATCGCCACCATGATTCCGGGGGTCGAGGGCTCGACCGCCCTGCCGGCGACGACCGATCGCAGTGTTCTGCTTGAAGTCGACCATCTGACCATGCGCTTTGGCGGGCTGGTGGCGATCGACGATCTGTCCTTCGTCGCCCATAACCGGGAAATCACCTCGATCATCGGGCCGAACGGCGCGGGCAAGACCACCGTGTTCAATTGCCTGACCGGTTTTTACAAGCCGACGGTCGGCCGCCTGACCCTGCATCATCCGCAAAAGCAGCGGACGTTCTATCTGGAACGGATGGAGGGCTTCCGCGTCGCCCAACAGGCCCATGTCGGGCGCACCTTCCAGAATATCCGGTTGTTTGGCCAGATGTCGGTTCTGGAAAACCTGATCGTCGCCCAGCATAACGCCCTGATGTCGGCGTCGAAGTTCTCGCTGGCCGGGCTGCTCAATCTGCCGGTCTATCGCCGGGCCGAGCGCATCGCCATCGAGCGGGCGGCCTATTGGCTTGATCGGGTCGGGCTGACGGCGCGGGCCGATTGGGACGCCCAGAACCTGCCCTATGGCGACCAGCGCCGCCTGGAAATCGCCCGGGCGATGTGCACAGAACCGGTGGTTCTCTGCCTTGACGAACCCGCCGCCGGCCTTAATCCCCGTGAATCCCTTGATCTCAACGACCTTCTGCGGGCGATCCGCGACGAACACGGCATCGGGCTTTTGCTGATCGAACACGACATGAGCGTGGTCATGGGCATCTCCGACCACATCGTCGTGCTCGACCACGGCCGCAAGATCGCCGATGGCGATCCGAAGTCGGTGCGCGAGGATCCGGCGGTGATCAAGGCCTATCTGGGCGAGGAGGAGGACGAGGATCTGCCGCCCGAAGTGGCGGCCGATCTGGGCCATATCCTGGGACCGGACAAGGGGAAGGGGAGCCGGACCGATGGCTGA
- the livM gene encoding high-affinity branched-chain amino acid ABC transporter permease LivM, with amino-acid sequence MAQAPLNAKAGAGAGGLQIGWVNVPKLIKESLITAALAAVLFLPFIALHATSSGAGLFIEQRWETWGWSVLTVFIGRIALVIWRDNPSNRLHDALLKSVVMPVGGFFRRNMAFIGLAALVLAIVFPITPFSNRYYVDVATTWMIYIMLGWGLNIVVGLAGLLDLGYVAFYAVGAYSYALLSQTFGWSFWVCLPLAGVFAAFFGVVLGFPVLRLRGDYLAIVTLGFGEIIRVVLLNWYAVTNGPDGISGIERPSFFGLDFARTAPEGGETFHQFFGISYSPDHRVIFLFYLILALAVLTNIFTGRIRRLPVGRAWEALREDEIACRSLGINPTNVKLSAFALGAMFGGFAGSFFATRQGFISPESFTFMESAVILAIVVLGGMGSQIGVVIAAFFLVVLPEVFREFDQFRMFFFGAAMVAVMVWRPRGLLSYRDPTILFEKIKHRLAKQGGKA; translated from the coding sequence ATGGCGCAAGCTCCCCTCAACGCCAAAGCCGGCGCTGGCGCCGGCGGGTTGCAGATCGGCTGGGTGAACGTTCCCAAGCTGATCAAGGAATCCCTGATCACCGCCGCCCTGGCCGCGGTCTTGTTCCTGCCCTTCATCGCCCTTCACGCCACCAGCTCGGGCGCCGGGCTGTTCATCGAGCAGCGCTGGGAGACCTGGGGCTGGTCGGTGCTGACGGTGTTTATCGGCCGCATCGCCCTGGTCATCTGGCGCGACAATCCGTCCAACCGCCTGCACGACGCCCTGCTCAAGAGCGTGGTCATGCCCGTTGGCGGCTTCTTCCGCCGCAACATGGCCTTCATCGGTCTGGCCGCCCTGGTTCTGGCCATCGTTTTTCCGATCACGCCGTTTAGCAATCGCTATTATGTCGATGTCGCCACCACCTGGATGATCTACATCATGCTGGGCTGGGGGCTGAATATCGTTGTCGGTCTGGCCGGGCTTCTCGATCTCGGCTATGTCGCCTTCTATGCGGTCGGCGCCTATTCCTACGCCCTGCTGTCGCAGACCTTCGGCTGGTCGTTCTGGGTCTGCCTGCCGCTGGCCGGCGTTTTCGCCGCCTTCTTCGGCGTCGTCCTCGGCTTCCCGGTCTTGCGGTTGCGCGGCGATTATCTGGCCATCGTCACCTTGGGCTTTGGCGAGATCATCCGCGTCGTCTTGCTGAATTGGTACGCGGTGACCAACGGTCCCGACGGCATCAGCGGCATCGAGCGTCCCAGCTTCTTCGGCCTGGATTTCGCCCGGACCGCGCCCGAGGGCGGCGAGACCTTCCACCAGTTCTTCGGCATCTCCTATTCGCCCGACCACCGGGTGATCTTCCTGTTCTATCTGATCCTGGCCCTGGCGGTTCTGACCAACATCTTCACCGGGCGCATCCGCCGGCTGCCGGTCGGCCGGGCCTGGGAAGCCCTGCGCGAAGACGAGATCGCCTGCCGTTCGCTGGGCATCAACCCGACCAACGTCAAGCTGTCGGCCTTCGCCCTCGGCGCCATGTTCGGCGGTTTCGCCGGATCGTTCTTCGCTACCCGCCAGGGCTTCATCAGCCCGGAAAGCTTCACCTTCATGGAAAGCGCGGTGATCCTGGCGATCGTCGTTCTCGGCGGCATGGGAAGCCAGATCGGCGTGGTCATCGCCGCCTTCTTCCTGGTGGTGTTGCCCGAGGTGTTCCGCGAGTTCGATCAGTTCCGCATGTTCTTCTTCGGCGCGGCGATGGTCGCGGTGATGGTTTGGCGGCCGCGCGGCCTGCTGTCGTACCGCGATCCGACCATCCTCTTTGAGAAGATCAAGCACAGGCTTGCCAAGCAGGGGGGCAAGGCATGA
- a CDS encoding ABC transporter permease subunit, producing MAYFLQQLINGLTLGAIYGLIAIGYTMVYGIIGMINFAHGEIYMIGAFLTVICFVLLGGPEFASVPLALLLILVVSMVFTAAYGWTVERLAYRPLRGSFRLAPLISAIGMSIALQNYVQITQGARVKPIQPVIRGGFEVFNQGGFAVQISYLQIFIWILTIGLMMGFTYVITQTSMGRQQRACEQDRKMASLIGVNVDRTISLTFVIGALLAAVAGLITTLYYGVIDFYIGFLAGMKAFTAAVLGGIGSLPGAMLGGLLIGLIEAFWSAYFTIEYKDVATFGILVLVLIFKPTGFLGKPEVEKV from the coding sequence GTGGCTTACTTTCTACAGCAATTGATCAACGGGCTTACGCTCGGAGCGATCTACGGCCTGATCGCCATTGGCTATACAATGGTGTACGGCATTATCGGCATGATCAACTTCGCCCATGGCGAAATCTACATGATCGGTGCCTTCCTCACGGTGATCTGCTTTGTGTTGCTGGGGGGGCCGGAGTTCGCCAGCGTTCCCTTGGCCCTGCTGCTGATCCTCGTGGTCTCGATGGTCTTCACCGCCGCCTATGGCTGGACGGTGGAGCGCCTGGCCTACCGGCCCTTGCGCGGATCCTTCCGCCTCGCGCCGCTGATTTCGGCGATCGGCATGTCCATCGCCCTGCAGAATTATGTCCAGATCACCCAGGGCGCCCGCGTCAAGCCGATCCAACCGGTGATCCGCGGCGGGTTCGAGGTGTTCAATCAGGGCGGGTTCGCCGTTCAAATCAGCTACTTGCAGATCTTCATCTGGATTTTGACCATCGGTCTGATGATGGGCTTCACCTATGTGATCACCCAGACCTCGATGGGCCGCCAGCAAAGAGCCTGCGAGCAGGACCGCAAGATGGCCTCGCTGATCGGCGTCAACGTCGACCGCACCATTTCGCTGACCTTCGTCATCGGCGCCCTTTTGGCCGCCGTCGCCGGCTTGATCACCACGCTTTATTACGGCGTGATCGACTTCTATATCGGCTTCCTGGCCGGCATGAAGGCCTTCACCGCGGCGGTGCTGGGGGGGATCGGATCGCTGCCCGGGGCCATGCTGGGCGGCTTGCTGATCGGCCTGATCGAGGCCTTCTGGTCGGCCTATTTCACCATTGAATACAAAGATGTGGCTACCTTTGGCATTCTGGTTCTGGTGCTCATCTTCAAACCCACCGGCTTCCTTGGCAAACCCGAAGTGGAGAAGGTGTGA
- the uvrA gene encoding excinuclease ABC subunit UvrA, which produces MSTQEIRVRGAREHNLRNVDVTLPRDKLVVITGLSGSGKSSLAFDTIYAEGQRRYVESLSAYARQFLEMMQKSDVDSIEGLSPAISIEQKTTSRNPRSTVGTVTEIHDYMRLLWARIGVPHSPATGLPIESQTVSQMVDRTLALPEGTRLYLLAPVARGRKGEFKKELAELQKKGFSRVKVDGTIYEIPEVPALNKKIKHDIEVVVDRLVVRADIASRLADSFETALELSDGLVFAEDAVSGERHTFSARFACPVSGFTIDEIEPRLFSFNNPFGACPTCDGLGVTLYFDPELVVPDPSRTLNRGAVAPWSGQTPPSPYYAQALASIAAHFGADMDTPWKDLPEEMRRIILEGSGKEIIPLSFDDGTRSYRTQKPFEGVIPNIARRWRETESNWIRDELSRYQGSAPCPACGGYRLKPQALAVKINGRHIGEASEVSIAEARAWFAGLEAKLSPKHREIADRILREINERLGFLGNVGLDYLSLSRNSGTLSGGESQRIRLASQIGSGLTGVLYVLDEPSIGLHQRDNDRLLITLKRLRDIGNTVIVVEHDEDAIRNADYLVDMGPGAGVHGGTIVAQGTPEQVMANPASLTGQYLTGKRSVPVPTVRRQGNGKVLTLRGARANNLQNVDVSIPLGTFTCITGVSGGGKSTLVLETLYKALARQLHGARDLPGEHDAIEGAEQIDKIVDIDQSPIGRTPRSNPATYTGAFTPIRDWFSGLPEAKARGYKPGRFSFNVKGGRCEACQGDGLIKIEMHFLPDVYVTCDVCKGKRYNRETLDVTFKGKSIADVLDMTIEEAGDFFKAVPAVRDKMEMLQQVGLDYIRLGQQATTLSGGEAQRVKLAKELSRRATGRTLYILDEPTTGLHFEDVRKLMEVLQALVDTGNTVVVIEHNLEVIKTADHIIDMGPEGGSGGGRVVAQGTPEEVAANPASHTGSYLKPYLSALARRSA; this is translated from the coding sequence ATGAGCACCCAGGAAATCCGCGTGCGCGGTGCGCGCGAACACAACCTTCGCAATGTCGATGTGACCTTGCCCCGCGACAAACTGGTCGTGATCACCGGGCTGTCGGGTTCGGGGAAATCGAGTCTCGCTTTTGACACGATCTATGCCGAAGGCCAGCGGCGCTATGTGGAATCCCTGTCGGCCTATGCCCGCCAGTTCCTGGAGATGATGCAAAAGTCCGATGTGGATTCGATCGAGGGGCTGTCGCCAGCGATTTCCATCGAGCAGAAGACCACCTCGCGCAATCCGCGCTCGACCGTCGGCACCGTGACCGAGATCCACGACTACATGCGCCTGCTGTGGGCGCGCATCGGCGTTCCCCATTCCCCGGCCACCGGCCTGCCGATCGAAAGCCAGACGGTCAGCCAGATGGTCGATCGCACCCTGGCCCTGCCCGAAGGCACCCGGCTTTATCTGCTGGCCCCGGTGGCGCGCGGCCGCAAGGGCGAGTTCAAGAAGGAACTGGCCGAGCTGCAGAAAAAGGGCTTCAGCCGGGTCAAGGTCGATGGCACGATCTATGAGATCCCCGAGGTGCCCGCCCTCAACAAAAAGATCAAGCACGATATCGAGGTGGTGGTCGACCGTCTGGTGGTCCGCGCCGATATCGCCAGCCGGCTGGCCGATTCCTTTGAAACCGCCCTTGAGCTCTCCGATGGACTGGTCTTCGCCGAAGACGCGGTCTCGGGCGAGCGCCACACCTTTTCCGCCCGCTTCGCCTGCCCGGTCAGCGGCTTCACCATCGACGAGATCGAACCCCGGCTGTTCTCGTTCAACAATCCCTTCGGCGCCTGTCCGACCTGTGACGGCCTGGGGGTGACGCTGTATTTCGACCCCGAGCTGGTGGTGCCCGATCCCAGCCGCACCCTCAATCGCGGCGCCGTCGCCCCGTGGTCGGGACAAACCCCGCCCTCGCCCTATTACGCCCAGGCGCTGGCGAGCATCGCCGCCCATTTCGGCGCCGATATGGACACGCCGTGGAAGGATCTGCCCGAGGAGATGCGCCGGATCATCCTTGAAGGCTCGGGCAAGGAGATCATCCCGCTCAGCTTCGATGACGGCACGCGCAGCTATCGCACCCAGAAGCCCTTCGAAGGCGTCATCCCCAATATCGCCCGGCGCTGGCGCGAGACCGAAAGCAACTGGATCCGCGACGAATTATCGCGCTACCAGGGTTCGGCCCCCTGCCCGGCCTGCGGCGGCTATCGCCTGAAGCCCCAGGCCCTGGCGGTCAAGATCAACGGCCGCCATATCGGCGAGGCCTCCGAGGTTTCGATCGCCGAGGCCCGGGCCTGGTTCGCCGGGCTCGAGGCCAAACTCAGCCCCAAGCACCGCGAGATCGCCGACCGCATCTTGCGCGAGATCAACGAGCGCCTGGGCTTTCTCGGCAATGTCGGCCTTGATTATCTCAGCTTGTCGCGCAATTCGGGCACACTCTCGGGCGGCGAAAGCCAGCGCATCCGCTTGGCCAGCCAGATCGGTTCGGGGTTGACCGGGGTTCTTTATGTGCTCGACGAGCCGTCGATCGGCCTGCACCAGCGCGATAACGACCGCCTGCTGATCACGCTCAAGCGCCTGCGCGACATCGGCAATACGGTGATCGTCGTCGAGCACGACGAGGACGCCATTCGCAACGCCGATTATCTGGTCGACATGGGGCCCGGGGCGGGCGTCCACGGCGGCACCATCGTCGCCCAGGGCACGCCCGAACAGGTGATGGCCAATCCCGCCAGCCTGACCGGCCAGTATCTGACCGGCAAGCGCAGCGTGCCGGTGCCCACGGTTCGCCGCCAGGGCAATGGCAAAGTCCTGACCCTGCGCGGGGCGCGGGCCAATAATCTGCAAAACGTCGATGTGTCCATTCCGCTTGGCACCTTCACCTGCATCACCGGCGTCTCGGGCGGCGGCAAATCGACCCTGGTTTTGGAAACCCTTTACAAGGCGTTGGCCCGTCAGCTTCACGGGGCGCGCGATCTGCCCGGCGAGCATGACGCCATCGAAGGCGCCGAGCAGATCGACAAGATCGTCGATATCGACCAATCGCCGATCGGCCGCACGCCGCGCTCCAACCCCGCCACCTATACGGGCGCCTTCACCCCCATCCGCGACTGGTTCTCGGGCCTGCCCGAGGCCAAGGCCCGGGGCTATAAGCCCGGCCGCTTCTCGTTCAACGTCAAGGGCGGACGCTGCGAAGCCTGCCAGGGCGACGGGCTGATCAAGATCGAGATGCACTTCCTGCCCGATGTCTATGTCACCTGCGATGTCTGCAAGGGCAAGCGCTACAACCGCGAAACCCTGGATGTCACCTTCAAGGGCAAATCGATCGCCGATGTGTTGGATATGACGATCGAAGAGGCCGGTGACTTCTTCAAGGCGGTGCCGGCGGTGCGCGACAAGATGGAGATGCTCCAGCAGGTCGGGCTTGATTATATCCGCCTCGGCCAACAGGCGACGACCCTGTCGGGTGGCGAGGCCCAGCGCGTCAAGCTGGCCAAGGAACTGTCACGCCGGGCGACCGGGCGAACGCTTTATATCCTGGATGAGCCGACCACCGGCCTGCATTTCGAGGATGTGCGTAAGCTGATGGAGGTGCTGCAGGCCCTGGTCGATACGGGCAATACGGTGGTGGTGATCGAGCATAACCTGGAAGTGATCAAAACCGCCGACCATATCATCGACATGGGGCCAGAAGGCGGATCGGGCGGCGGCCGGGTGGTGGCCCAAGGCACTCCCGAGGAGGTCGCGGCCAATCCGGCCAGCCATACCGGCAGCTATCTCAAGCCCTATCTCTCGGCCCTCGCCCGGCGCAGCGCGTAA
- a CDS encoding nickel transporter produces MIGRHHPILAWAAVVAIGGGVIVLGGIGLPGAGDWLSDWTRAITSRQAGFHRELGQAVRDLAGEGGGAAGVGLLIASLGYGVFHALGPGHGKAVIGAYAATTATGFRRAALLSLAAALIQATTAVVLVDGAFLVMRGGAHWANRTAERWLEPASYAAILGLGLYLGGRGLLAIVRAGRPSPGGDHRPTHPGQARDEEACAHCGHAHGPTADQVAKATEWRSAAMIALAVGIRPCSGAILVLVVANGLGLWAAGILAAYVMALGTAATVALLAVGARASRLPIAGLARRLPLSPALLGGLAGTLAGLILVVLAGLLLRASLLAPVHPLLG; encoded by the coding sequence ATGATCGGGCGCCACCATCCGATCCTGGCCTGGGCCGCCGTGGTGGCCATCGGCGGGGGGGTGATCGTCCTTGGGGGGATCGGCCTGCCCGGCGCGGGCGACTGGCTGAGCGACTGGACCCGGGCAATCACCAGCCGTCAGGCCGGCTTTCACCGCGAACTGGGGCAGGCGGTGCGCGATCTGGCCGGCGAGGGGGGCGGAGCGGCGGGGGTTGGCCTGCTGATCGCCAGCCTGGGCTATGGCGTGTTCCATGCCCTGGGTCCGGGGCATGGCAAGGCGGTGATCGGCGCTTACGCGGCGACCACGGCGACCGGATTTCGCCGGGCCGCCCTGCTCTCGCTCGCCGCCGCGCTGATCCAGGCGACGACGGCGGTGGTTCTGGTCGATGGGGCCTTTCTGGTGATGCGGGGCGGCGCCCATTGGGCCAATCGCACCGCCGAGCGCTGGTTGGAACCGGCCAGCTACGCCGCCATCCTCGGCCTTGGGCTTTATCTGGGCGGGCGGGGGCTGCTGGCGATCGTCCGGGCGGGCCGACCCTCCCCCGGCGGGGACCATCGGCCCACCCACCCCGGACAGGCGCGCGACGAGGAGGCCTGTGCCCACTGCGGTCACGCCCATGGTCCGACCGCCGATCAGGTCGCCAAGGCCACCGAGTGGCGGTCGGCGGCGATGATCGCCCTGGCGGTGGGCATTCGCCCCTGCAGCGGGGCGATCCTGGTGCTGGTGGTGGCCAATGGTCTGGGGCTATGGGCGGCGGGCATCCTCGCCGCCTATGTCATGGCCCTGGGCACGGCGGCGACCGTCGCCCTGCTGGCGGTCGGGGCGCGGGCCTCGCGCCTGCCCATCGCCGGACTGGCCCGCCGCCTGCCGCTGTCACCGGCCTTGCTGGGGGGCTTGGCCGGCACCCTGGCCGGCCTGATCTTGGTGGTTCTGGCCGGCCTGCTGTTGCGCGCCAGCCTGCTCGCCCCGGTCCACCCCCTGCTCGGCTGA
- a CDS encoding DUF1007 family protein has translation MVRLLSVVLFLILCGTLPARAHPHVSIDARVALGVDGEGRLETVALTWIFDEIYSAYSVEGYKRDKAGHPDPAALEAMIAQAMIDLRDWDYFTELKIGGQRQTWGEVRAHEAKWEAGRLIYRFTLALAAPTSLRAVAPTLSLRVYDPSYYIAILLEDKPGAAQITPALPPCVVHIRPPMGLREAMIDDAVALAETIEPGQEGLGAPFAETIGVVCQ, from the coding sequence ATGGTTCGTCTTCTATCCGTTGTTCTGTTTTTGATCCTGTGTGGCACGCTTCCGGCCCGCGCCCATCCCCATGTGTCGATCGACGCCCGCGTCGCCCTGGGGGTCGACGGCGAGGGACGGCTGGAAACCGTCGCCCTCACCTGGATCTTTGACGAGATCTATTCCGCCTATAGCGTCGAGGGTTATAAGCGCGACAAGGCCGGCCACCCCGATCCGGCGGCGCTGGAGGCGATGATCGCCCAGGCAATGATTGATCTGCGCGACTGGGACTATTTCACCGAACTGAAAATCGGCGGCCAGCGCCAGACCTGGGGCGAGGTGCGCGCCCATGAGGCGAAGTGGGAGGCGGGGCGCCTGATCTATCGCTTCACCCTGGCCCTGGCGGCGCCAACCTCCTTGCGGGCGGTCGCCCCCACCCTGTCGCTTCGGGTTTATGATCCAAGCTATTACATCGCCATCTTGCTCGAGGACAAACCGGGCGCCGCCCAGATCACCCCGGCCCTGCCGCCCTGCGTCGTGCACATCCGCCCGCCGATGGGCCTGCGCGAGGCGATGATCGATGACGCCGTCGCCCTGGCCGAGACCATCGAACCGGGCCAGGAAGGCCTGGGCGCCCCCTTCGCCGAAACCATCGGCGTCGTCTGCCAATGA
- a CDS encoding DUF4170 domain-containing protein: MDKRSYWVVGGEYADTSFSALVEGTPEERFGPFTESGAHECWRALTGKTVDNAMVRYFVRNEDDRQGKAFFVVGGEYAGTDFKTMAEGHSVERYGPFEKQEAMIFWRGITSQTVDSALHRYDIVSDREIDDFLGRFAAG, encoded by the coding sequence ATGGATAAACGCAGCTATTGGGTTGTCGGCGGCGAATATGCCGATACGTCGTTCAGCGCCCTGGTCGAGGGAACGCCCGAGGAACGCTTCGGCCCCTTCACCGAGAGCGGCGCCCATGAATGCTGGCGGGCGCTGACGGGAAAAACCGTTGATAACGCCATGGTGCGCTATTTCGTGCGCAACGAGGATGACCGCCAGGGCAAGGCGTTTTTCGTCGTTGGCGGCGAATATGCCGGCACCGATTTCAAGACCATGGCCGAGGGCCATTCCGTCGAACGCTATGGCCCCTTCGAGAAGCAGGAGGCGATGATCTTCTGGCGCGGCATCACCAGCCAAACCGTCGATAGCGCCCTGCACCGCTATGACATCGTCAGCGATCGCGAGATCGACGACTTTTTAGGACGCTTTGCGGCCGGCTGA